A genomic segment from Thermococcus sp. encodes:
- a CDS encoding carbon starvation protein A — protein sequence MATYSGVIVVIAALLYLFFYFTYGKAVQNKIVRVNPNRPTPAHKFYDGVDYVPAHPLVLYGHHFASIAGAGPIVGPALAMAWGWLPGLLWVWFGNAFIGAIHDYLSLMSSVRYDGKSVQWIAGRLMSKRTGAAFEVYIWFALVLVIAAFTAVIAGIFQKVPQAASAALLFMAFGILLGILMYKVRIDFRLSTVLAIIFMLLSVWLGFEFPVTFSFHEWAIFLLVYIVIASSIPVWILLQPRDYLNAYLLWLGLIAGIIAFIAIGGSGRFTAPAFTTWSANVIGGKASPFWPTIPLVIACGSLSGFHSIVSSGTSSKQLDNEIHGLMIGWGGMFTEGFLSTIVIAAIAVYGFQVFSDAGIHITSATWGSTYAHLVASKVGKVTIFAKSYGYALNNALGINTTVGTTFASLWVAAFALTTLDTATRLGRYAWQEIFGMFTDTSKGFFKGITNKWISSIILAVFGVALAWGNQWLILWPAFSGMNQMLASIALMTVALWVSKVQRAGKWKWAVVVPALFLWITVTLALIWFLIAVVPGISSALTMYSVGFITLVGLALNFMLAWEFWLAWKRPEEEYVTPTAA from the coding sequence ATGGCAACCTATTCGGGGGTTATAGTAGTAATAGCGGCTTTGCTGTACCTATTTTTCTACTTCACATACGGCAAGGCCGTCCAGAACAAGATTGTTAGGGTAAACCCCAACAGACCAACACCTGCCCACAAGTTTTACGACGGCGTTGATTACGTTCCAGCCCACCCACTTGTCCTCTACGGACATCACTTTGCATCAATAGCCGGTGCAGGCCCCATAGTGGGTCCGGCCCTCGCAATGGCATGGGGCTGGCTTCCGGGACTACTATGGGTCTGGTTCGGAAACGCCTTCATTGGTGCAATACACGACTATCTCTCCCTCATGTCATCGGTTCGCTATGATGGCAAGTCGGTCCAGTGGATCGCAGGGAGACTGATGAGCAAGAGAACCGGGGCCGCCTTTGAGGTGTATATATGGTTCGCACTGGTTCTCGTTATAGCTGCCTTCACGGCGGTTATAGCGGGGATATTTCAAAAGGTTCCACAGGCGGCATCGGCGGCACTGCTCTTCATGGCCTTCGGTATCTTACTGGGAATACTCATGTACAAGGTTCGCATAGACTTCAGGTTATCCACTGTCCTGGCAATAATATTCATGCTCCTCTCAGTGTGGCTGGGGTTTGAATTCCCGGTCACCTTTAGCTTCCATGAATGGGCGATATTCCTGCTGGTCTACATCGTAATAGCGTCCTCGATACCCGTGTGGATACTCCTGCAGCCCAGGGATTACCTGAACGCTTACCTCCTCTGGCTTGGGTTAATAGCCGGTATAATAGCGTTCATAGCAATAGGCGGAAGCGGGAGGTTCACAGCACCGGCCTTCACAACGTGGAGTGCCAACGTGATAGGTGGAAAGGCCTCGCCGTTCTGGCCCACCATCCCCCTGGTGATAGCCTGTGGATCCCTCAGCGGCTTCCATTCAATCGTCAGCTCGGGAACCTCAAGCAAACAGCTTGACAACGAGATACACGGCCTCATGATCGGATGGGGTGGCATGTTCACCGAGGGATTCCTCTCCACGATAGTTATAGCCGCCATAGCCGTCTACGGGTTCCAAGTGTTCTCTGATGCTGGAATCCACATAACGAGTGCAACATGGGGAAGCACGTACGCCCATCTGGTGGCCAGTAAGGTGGGAAAGGTAACAATATTCGCTAAGAGCTACGGTTATGCCCTGAACAACGCGCTCGGCATAAACACCACGGTAGGGACGACCTTTGCAAGCCTTTGGGTTGCAGCTTTTGCCCTCACGACCCTGGATACGGCCACGAGGCTCGGGAGGTACGCATGGCAGGAGATATTCGGAATGTTCACGGATACCAGCAAGGGCTTCTTCAAGGGAATAACCAACAAGTGGATTTCCTCGATAATCCTAGCGGTTTTCGGTGTTGCACTCGCCTGGGGCAACCAGTGGCTCATCCTCTGGCCGGCCTTCAGCGGTATGAACCAGATGCTGGCATCAATAGCGCTTATGACAGTGGCCCTGTGGGTTAGTAAGGTTCAGAGAGCAGGAAAATGGAAGTGGGCAGTGGTTGTGCCCGCACTGTTCCTCTGGATAACCGTCACCCTGGCCCTAATATGGTTCCTGATAGCGGTAGTGCCAGGGATATCAAGCGCTCTGACTATGTACTCGGTAGGGTTCATAACCCTTGTAGGACTCGCCCTCAATTTCATGCTGGCCTGGGAGTTCTGGCTGGCATGGAAGAGGCCAGAGGAAGAGTATGTCACCCCCACGGCAGCGTGA
- a CDS encoding ArsA family ATPase, with product MDHDDKPEVREFLIPKKKFRVIFFIGKGGVGKTTSSAATALALARMGYKTLIVSIDPAHNLGDVFMKELSDKPREIGENLYASELDMKKLITSYLKRLEESMKHMYRYLTVINLEKYFEVLSFSPGIEEYATLEAIREILNSGKDWDVIVFDTPPTGLTLRVLALPSISLIWTDKLIELRRKILERRRAISNIKGKQEFKIEGKTFVLPTEEENDEVMKELKAYRKEVESVNTMITDPDVTSVVGVMNPEMLPLYETERAYESLRKFNVPFNLIVMNKMMELQPEIPELKVKIDSQKKVLEEVDEKFKNVEVVKIPFLPREPRGFNELEVIGKYVVGMT from the coding sequence ATGGATCATGACGACAAACCGGAGGTAAGGGAGTTTCTGATACCCAAGAAAAAGTTCCGGGTCATCTTTTTCATCGGAAAGGGAGGCGTTGGAAAAACAACAAGCTCAGCCGCGACCGCTTTGGCCCTTGCCAGGATGGGTTATAAAACCCTAATCGTCTCCATAGACCCGGCCCACAACCTGGGCGACGTCTTCATGAAGGAGTTGAGTGATAAGCCAAGGGAGATAGGCGAGAACCTCTACGCAAGTGAGCTTGACATGAAAAAACTGATAACCTCCTACCTGAAAAGGCTTGAGGAGAGCATGAAGCACATGTACCGTTACCTCACCGTCATAAATCTGGAGAAGTATTTTGAGGTTCTAAGTTTCTCCCCGGGGATCGAGGAGTACGCGACGCTTGAAGCGATAAGGGAGATACTGAACAGCGGCAAAGACTGGGACGTCATAGTTTTCGACACCCCTCCAACGGGCCTCACGTTAAGGGTCCTCGCGCTCCCCAGTATATCACTGATATGGACAGATAAACTGATAGAACTAAGAAGGAAGATCCTTGAGAGAAGACGCGCCATCTCAAACATAAAAGGGAAACAGGAGTTTAAGATAGAGGGAAAGACCTTTGTACTGCCAACGGAGGAGGAAAACGACGAGGTGATGAAGGAGCTTAAGGCTTACAGGAAGGAGGTGGAGTCTGTAAACACCATGATAACGGACCCCGATGTAACATCGGTGGTTGGAGTGATGAACCCTGAGATGCTCCCGCTGTACGAGACGGAGAGGGCATACGAGAGCCTTAGGAAGTTTAATGTACCATTCAACCTGATAGTCATGAACAAGATGATGGAACTGCAACCGGAGATACCGGAACTTAAGGTTAAGATAGACTCCCAGAAAAAGGTTCTGGAGGAGGTTGACGAGAAATTTAAGAACGTTGAAGTCGTGAAGATACCATTCCTGCCAAGGGAACCCCGGGGATTCAATGAGCTTGAGGTAATCGGGAAATACGTGGTGGGGATGACTTAA
- a CDS encoding AbrB/MazE/SpoVT family DNA-binding domain-containing protein — MIPLVNIRLKVGPKGQIVIPKVFREAYGIKEGGEVIVEPGEKGLLIRGPIKGEELIRKIREERKKINAKKKPKPGELKGISLEDEFDETWGIGG; from the coding sequence GTGATACCCTTGGTTAACATCCGCCTTAAGGTCGGGCCGAAGGGCCAGATAGTCATTCCGAAGGTTTTCAGGGAGGCCTACGGCATAAAGGAAGGTGGTGAAGTCATAGTCGAGCCAGGAGAGAAGGGGCTGTTGATAAGAGGACCCATTAAAGGTGAGGAACTCATCAGAAAGATAAGGGAAGAGAGGAAAAAAATAAACGCAAAGAAAAAACCGAAGCCGGGAGAGCTTAAGGGAATCAGCCTCGAAGATGAATTCGACGAGACCTGGGGGATCGGTGGATGA
- a CDS encoding type II toxin-antitoxin system VapC family toxin, translating to MKLFLDTNLFVYLTLGSSDPGYESSIDGFYSKLVEENGLYTDVLVLDEFIHVLRRKYGVPYERSINLADEMILPVVKVLPLTFLDYLTAKEIIPRYNLKPSDALHVATIQNNGLQAIVSEDEEFDRLPLKRLWLEG from the coding sequence ATGAAGCTTTTCCTGGACACAAACCTCTTCGTTTATCTGACCCTTGGAAGCAGTGATCCTGGTTATGAGAGCTCGATAGACGGTTTCTATTCAAAACTGGTGGAGGAAAACGGGCTTTACACCGACGTGCTGGTTCTCGATGAGTTCATCCACGTCCTGCGGAGAAAATACGGCGTTCCCTACGAAAGGTCAATAAACCTCGCCGACGAGATGATTCTTCCGGTTGTCAAGGTTCTTCCGCTGACTTTTCTCGACTACCTCACCGCCAAAGAGATCATCCCCAGATACAACCTCAAGCCCTCGGATGCACTCCACGTCGCCACGATCCAGAACAACGGCCTTCAGGCGATTGTAAGTGAGGATGAGGAATTCGATAGGCTTCCTCTCAAAAGACTCTGGCTGGAGGGTTGA
- a CDS encoding alpha/beta hydrolase, whose protein sequence is MEVYKSKSGTPERGWVVLVHGLGEHSGRYEKLIEMLNGAGFAVYVFDWPGHGRSPGKRGHATVEQAMEIIDSIIEEISENVFLFGHSLGGLTVIRYAETRPGKIRGVVASSPALAKSPETLGFMVTLAKFLGRIAPGLTLSNGIKPELLSRNPEAVKAYVEDPLVHDRISTKLGRSIFENMELAHREAERITSPVLILIGTGDVITPPEGSRRLFEGLTVTDKTLREFPGAYHEIFEDPEWGEEFHKAIVKWLTTHSREA, encoded by the coding sequence ATGGAGGTCTACAAATCCAAGTCTGGAACCCCTGAGAGGGGCTGGGTCGTTTTGGTGCATGGCCTCGGAGAGCACAGCGGGCGATATGAGAAGCTTATAGAGATGCTCAATGGGGCAGGCTTCGCCGTCTATGTCTTTGACTGGCCCGGCCACGGCAGGAGTCCCGGAAAGAGAGGACACGCGACAGTAGAGCAGGCTATGGAAATAATTGATTCCATAATTGAAGAGATAAGTGAAAATGTGTTTCTTTTCGGTCACAGCCTCGGTGGCTTAACGGTCATCCGCTACGCAGAAACAAGGCCCGGCAAAATAAGGGGCGTCGTGGCTTCTTCACCTGCCCTCGCGAAGAGTCCTGAAACGCTAGGCTTCATGGTCACTTTGGCAAAGTTCCTTGGAAGGATTGCACCGGGGTTAACCCTCTCCAATGGCATAAAGCCAGAGCTACTCTCCAGGAATCCGGAGGCGGTCAAAGCCTACGTGGAAGACCCCCTAGTCCACGATAGAATCTCTACAAAACTTGGGAGGAGCATCTTCGAGAACATGGAGCTTGCACACAGGGAGGCTGAAAGAATAACCTCCCCGGTTCTCATCCTCATTGGAACGGGAGACGTGATAACACCACCAGAGGGTTCAAGGAGACTCTTTGAGGGGCTTACGGTAACGGACAAAACGCTGAGGGAGTTTCCCGGAGCGTACCACGAAATCTTTGAGGATCCCGAATGGGGAGAAGAGTTCCACAAAGCTATTGTGAAGTGGCTCACGACACATTCCCGGGAGGCCTGA
- a CDS encoding adenylosuccinate synthetase, whose protein sequence is MPSYIVVGGQWGDEGKGSVVAYLALKDKPDVIARGGVGTNAGHSVFINGRKYAVRQLPTGFIQTEARLLVGAGVLVDPGVFFHELEHLKDFNVAGRVGIDHRCAIIEEKHKELDRTNGYLHGKIGTTGSGCGPANADRVMRRAKLARDVKELGPYLTDVAGEVNDALDEGKLVLVEGTQGFGLSLYYGTYPYVTSKDTTASAIASDVGIGPTRVDDVIVVFKSFPTRVGAGPFPTEMNHEEAERMGLVEYGTVTGRRRRVGRFDFEFARYSVRLNGATMIALTMLDKYEGDAFGVTDYDKLPKKAKEFVEEIEEHVGVPVGLIKTGPELGHIIDRREVI, encoded by the coding sequence ATGCCGAGCTATATCGTTGTTGGTGGTCAATGGGGGGATGAGGGTAAGGGGTCAGTAGTGGCCTACCTCGCCCTGAAGGATAAACCGGATGTGATAGCCCGCGGCGGCGTCGGGACGAACGCGGGTCACAGCGTTTTTATAAATGGCCGGAAGTACGCGGTCAGACAGCTTCCGACGGGCTTCATCCAGACTGAGGCGAGGCTTCTCGTTGGGGCAGGTGTTCTCGTTGACCCCGGGGTCTTTTTCCATGAGCTTGAGCACCTTAAAGACTTCAACGTCGCCGGTAGAGTCGGCATCGATCACCGCTGTGCGATAATCGAGGAGAAACATAAAGAACTTGACAGGACAAACGGCTATCTCCACGGGAAGATAGGCACCACCGGAAGCGGCTGCGGGCCTGCAAACGCGGACAGGGTGATGCGGAGGGCAAAGCTTGCAAGGGACGTCAAGGAGCTTGGACCTTATCTAACGGACGTCGCTGGAGAGGTCAACGATGCCCTGGATGAGGGTAAGCTCGTGCTCGTTGAGGGAACGCAGGGCTTCGGGTTGAGCCTCTACTACGGCACTTACCCCTACGTTACCTCAAAGGACACTACTGCGTCGGCCATAGCGAGCGACGTTGGGATAGGCCCGACGAGAGTGGACGACGTCATCGTGGTTTTTAAGAGTTTCCCGACTAGGGTTGGTGCAGGTCCGTTTCCGACCGAGATGAACCATGAGGAAGCCGAGCGCATGGGGCTGGTCGAGTATGGAACCGTCACCGGCAGGAGGAGGCGTGTTGGCCGGTTCGATTTTGAGTTCGCGCGCTACTCAGTGAGGCTCAACGGGGCGACGATGATAGCCCTTACCATGCTCGACAAGTACGAGGGGGATGCCTTTGGGGTTACAGACTACGACAAACTTCCCAAAAAGGCGAAGGAGTTCGTTGAGGAGATAGAGGAGCACGTTGGAGTACCCGTCGGGCTTATTAAAACAGGCCCGGAGCTGGGGCACATTATAGACAGAAGGGAGGTTATCTAA
- a CDS encoding prolyl oligopeptidase family serine peptidase gives MEDPYVWMENLSDDRVLRFVEEENKRFRGFVGELSDELFPEVWKYYSMPVIYGSNLTEKGVLAMYKERDRQIIRWLGGGVIVDSKELEKELDDEVLLQGFTADKSGKMLTYSFSIGGADEGITRIVNLETGRVIEEFKPSIRNVVFTKNGYYFSRFYRHGETPDGVKSPAVRLFFRDGNGERMVFGEGLGSGYFVSLRKSMDGKWAMLTVTFGWNSAEIYIGPIDAPKRWEKVYSAKVPAEPIDVVNGKLYILTREGKGLGKVVAVGGENVTKVIAEGEFPLEWAVIAGDRILAGRLVHASHGIEIYSLEGEKLNEITFDLPGSVYPLDTDGKRVLLRYESFTIPYLLYEFDGKLKLVEKQEVEGDFRVEEDFAVSKDGTRIHYFHVKGKEDNKRVWVFGYGGFNISLTPRFFPQVIPFIRHGGSFAMANLRGGSEYGEEWHRAGMRENKQNVFDDFIAVLSKLKGEGYKVAAWGRSNGGLLVSATLSQRPEVMDSALIGYPVIDMLRFHKLYIGGVWVPEYGNPDDSKDREFLLKYSPYHNVKPKSYPPTLVYTGLHDDRVHPAHAFKFFMKMKEAGASVYLRVETKSGHMGASPETRAGELTDLLAFVVRTLS, from the coding sequence ATGGAGGATCCGTACGTCTGGATGGAGAACCTCAGCGATGACCGCGTTCTGAGGTTCGTCGAGGAGGAGAACAAACGCTTTAGGGGTTTCGTTGGGGAGCTGAGCGACGAACTGTTTCCAGAGGTCTGGAAGTACTACTCGATGCCGGTAATCTACGGCTCCAATCTCACCGAGAAAGGCGTTCTGGCAATGTACAAGGAGAGAGATAGACAGATTATTAGGTGGCTCGGTGGGGGGGTTATAGTGGACTCAAAGGAACTTGAGAAAGAACTCGACGATGAGGTTCTACTGCAGGGGTTCACAGCTGACAAATCGGGAAAAATGCTCACTTACAGTTTCTCAATCGGTGGTGCTGATGAGGGCATAACGAGGATAGTTAACCTCGAAACCGGCAGAGTCATAGAGGAGTTCAAGCCCTCCATCCGTAATGTAGTCTTCACCAAGAATGGTTACTACTTCAGCAGGTTTTACAGGCACGGAGAAACGCCGGACGGGGTTAAGTCACCTGCCGTAAGGCTCTTCTTCAGGGACGGGAATGGCGAGAGGATGGTCTTCGGAGAGGGCCTTGGCTCGGGTTACTTCGTCTCGCTGAGAAAGAGCATGGACGGGAAGTGGGCGATGCTCACCGTTACATTCGGCTGGAACAGCGCTGAAATCTACATCGGGCCGATAGATGCACCGAAGCGGTGGGAGAAGGTCTACTCTGCCAAAGTGCCTGCGGAGCCTATTGATGTTGTTAACGGGAAGCTCTACATCCTCACAAGGGAAGGAAAGGGCCTCGGAAAGGTGGTGGCGGTCGGGGGTGAGAACGTCACCAAGGTAATAGCCGAGGGGGAATTTCCGCTGGAGTGGGCCGTAATAGCAGGGGATAGAATCCTCGCTGGCAGGCTCGTACACGCGAGCCATGGGATTGAGATTTACTCGCTCGAAGGAGAGAAGCTCAACGAGATAACCTTTGACCTCCCGGGAAGCGTCTACCCGCTCGACACCGACGGGAAGAGGGTTCTCCTTCGCTACGAGAGCTTCACCATTCCATATCTCCTCTACGAGTTCGACGGAAAGCTTAAGCTCGTCGAAAAGCAGGAGGTTGAAGGCGATTTTAGGGTTGAAGAGGATTTTGCAGTTTCAAAGGACGGCACAAGGATACACTACTTCCACGTGAAGGGCAAAGAGGATAACAAGAGGGTCTGGGTCTTCGGCTACGGCGGCTTCAACATCTCACTCACGCCGAGGTTCTTCCCCCAGGTTATCCCGTTTATCAGGCACGGTGGAAGCTTTGCGATGGCCAATCTTCGCGGTGGTTCCGAGTACGGTGAGGAGTGGCATCGCGCTGGAATGAGAGAGAACAAACAAAACGTCTTCGACGACTTCATAGCGGTTCTGAGCAAGCTCAAGGGTGAAGGTTACAAAGTGGCCGCATGGGGAAGGAGCAATGGCGGGCTTCTGGTTTCGGCAACGCTCAGCCAGAGACCGGAGGTAATGGATTCCGCTCTGATAGGCTACCCCGTCATTGACATGCTGAGGTTTCATAAACTCTACATCGGAGGCGTTTGGGTTCCTGAATATGGAAACCCCGATGACTCTAAGGACAGGGAGTTCCTGCTCAAGTACAGTCCTTACCACAACGTTAAGCCCAAGAGCTACCCACCGACACTCGTATATACCGGCCTCCACGACGATAGAGTTCATCCCGCCCACGCCTTCAAGTTCTTCATGAAGATGAAGGAAGCAGGGGCGTCGGTTTACCTGCGCGTGGAAACGAAAAGTGGTCATATGGGCGCTTCCCCTGAAACAAGGGCTGGGGAACTGACGGATCTGCTCGCGTTTGTAGTGAGGACTCTTTCATAA
- the ribD gene encoding bifunctional diaminohydroxyphosphoribosylaminopyrimidine deaminase/5-amino-6-(5-phosphoribosylamino)uracil reductase RibD has translation MEDEEYMHLALELAKRGEGWVNPNPMVGAVIVKDGEIIGIGWHQRFGEKHAEVNAIEDAKSKSHDVKDATMYVTLEPCSHWGKQPPCSDRIIREGFKRVVVAMEDPNPLVAGRGIEKMRKAEIEVEVGLLKDEAKKLNEIFIKYITTRMPFVSIKLALTLDGFIATENGSSQWITGEKARERVQELRRKHMAIMVGSGTVLADDPRLNCRLENCPLKVKVILDRSGRVAEEVGKGRKFRLFEDGRTIFFTEMPEKFEGIAEAYPITEPGKILRKLGELGIDSVLVEGGRIACQFLSYADKFYLFYGPKLFGNGIKPFECLKVEEANNAPLLRIDSMERLGESFLVTAYSGGWNVQRDS, from the coding sequence ATGGAAGATGAGGAATATATGCATCTCGCGTTAGAACTGGCAAAGAGGGGGGAAGGCTGGGTGAATCCAAACCCGATGGTCGGAGCGGTGATAGTCAAGGACGGGGAGATAATCGGCATTGGATGGCACCAGCGCTTCGGCGAGAAGCACGCGGAGGTAAACGCCATAGAAGATGCCAAATCCAAAAGTCACGACGTCAAAGATGCTACGATGTACGTAACCCTTGAACCCTGCTCCCACTGGGGGAAGCAACCGCCCTGCTCCGACAGGATAATCAGGGAGGGCTTTAAGCGGGTTGTCGTTGCGATGGAGGACCCGAACCCCCTCGTGGCAGGCAGGGGGATAGAAAAGATGAGGAAGGCCGAGATAGAGGTTGAGGTTGGCCTTCTCAAAGATGAAGCCAAGAAGCTCAACGAGATCTTCATAAAGTACATAACGACTAGGATGCCCTTCGTATCCATCAAGCTTGCCCTGACTCTGGACGGCTTCATAGCAACTGAAAACGGTTCTTCTCAGTGGATAACCGGTGAGAAGGCCCGTGAGAGGGTTCAGGAGCTCAGGAGGAAGCACATGGCAATAATGGTTGGTTCTGGGACGGTCCTGGCCGACGACCCGAGGCTTAACTGCAGGCTTGAGAACTGTCCGCTAAAGGTTAAGGTAATCCTCGACCGCTCGGGCAGGGTGGCGGAGGAGGTGGGGAAGGGCAGGAAGTTCAGACTCTTCGAGGATGGGAGGACGATTTTCTTCACGGAGATGCCGGAGAAGTTTGAGGGCATAGCCGAAGCCTACCCGATAACCGAGCCGGGGAAAATCCTGAGAAAGCTCGGCGAGCTGGGAATAGACAGCGTTCTCGTAGAGGGCGGGAGGATAGCATGCCAGTTTTTAAGCTACGCCGACAAGTTCTACCTATTCTACGGGCCGAAGCTCTTCGGCAACGGGATTAAGCCCTTCGAGTGCCTGAAGGTTGAGGAAGCGAACAATGCGCCTCTCTTGAGGATAGACTCGATGGAAAGGCTCGGGGAGAGCTTTTTGGTCACTGCTTACTCGGGTGGTTGGAATGTTCAGCGGGATAGTTGA
- a CDS encoding riboflavin synthase gives MFSGIVEATGKARYSAGKLYVEVPFDVRPGDSVAVNGACLTVVDFDGRIATFDVGEETLRRTNLRKARVVNLERAMPASGRFDGHIVTGHVDGTIRFIAKRTSGNTTWMAFEMPPEKWGVAEKGSIALNGVSLTVARVESNRFWIQVIPYTLEKTNLGLLRPGERVNCEIDVIARYVRRILST, from the coding sequence ATGTTCAGCGGGATAGTTGAGGCAACCGGTAAAGCCCGTTACTCTGCCGGAAAGCTCTACGTGGAGGTTCCCTTCGATGTCAGGCCCGGCGATAGTGTGGCGGTAAACGGCGCCTGTCTGACCGTCGTGGACTTCGACGGGAGAATAGCTACCTTCGACGTCGGTGAGGAGACCCTGAGGAGGACGAACCTGAGGAAAGCTAGGGTCGTCAACCTCGAAAGGGCCATGCCGGCCAGCGGCCGCTTCGACGGGCACATAGTGACGGGCCACGTTGACGGGACGATCCGCTTCATAGCAAAGAGAACGAGCGGGAACACGACGTGGATGGCCTTCGAGATGCCACCCGAGAAGTGGGGTGTTGCAGAGAAAGGCTCTATCGCTTTGAACGGCGTCTCTCTTACGGTGGCGAGGGTAGAGAGCAACCGCTTCTGGATCCAGGTGATCCCCTACACGCTGGAGAAGACGAACCTCGGCCTCCTAAGGCCCGGCGAGAGGGTGAACTGCGAGATAGATGTCATCGCGAGGTACGTGAGGAGGATCCTCTCCACTTAA
- a CDS encoding bifunctional 3,4-dihydroxy-2-butanone-4-phosphate synthase/GTP cyclohydrolase II — translation MNWNSIKEKVLDGKTIVLIDDRREFEADLVYPAEIASPEVVNFMLSMKGLLCLTMDMEEALKRGFFPLPSKEGETNFLIPVDYRENFTGITAEERALTAKKLVEGLSVEHFRYPGHLHLLGGIGLNRRHGHTEGSLELMEILGFKRYALIVEILDEKGDSHNREYALKLAEEHDLPVVNIDDVWKEFVKRKQLIKVYANARLPTKYGDFRIIAFDNELDFKEHAAIIKEPYGDVPLVRVHSKCLTGDTLASLKCDCGSQLANSLRMIAQEGGILLYMDQEGRGIGLKEKIKAYELQDKGLDTVEANEALGHKADERTYEAAFQMLRTLGVSKIRLITNNPAKAKALEELGIEVLEIVPAPGEVTEHNRFYLKVKEEKLGHRLPMKI, via the coding sequence ATGAACTGGAACTCAATAAAAGAAAAAGTCCTTGATGGAAAAACCATCGTTCTCATTGACGACAGGAGGGAGTTTGAGGCCGATTTGGTTTATCCGGCCGAGATAGCTTCTCCGGAGGTTGTAAACTTCATGCTCTCGATGAAGGGCCTCCTCTGCCTCACTATGGACATGGAGGAGGCCTTGAAAAGGGGCTTCTTCCCGCTGCCGAGCAAGGAGGGGGAGACGAACTTTTTGATTCCCGTTGACTACAGGGAAAACTTCACGGGCATAACAGCTGAGGAGAGGGCTTTAACAGCTAAAAAGCTCGTCGAGGGGCTCTCGGTTGAGCACTTCAGGTATCCGGGCCATCTCCACCTCCTCGGGGGAATTGGCCTGAACAGGCGCCACGGTCACACTGAAGGCTCCCTTGAGCTCATGGAGATCCTCGGCTTTAAGAGATATGCCCTAATCGTCGAGATACTCGACGAAAAAGGCGACTCCCACAACAGGGAATATGCGCTAAAGCTCGCGGAGGAGCACGATCTTCCGGTTGTAAACATCGACGACGTATGGAAGGAGTTCGTAAAGCGGAAACAGCTGATTAAAGTTTACGCCAACGCGAGACTTCCGACCAAGTACGGCGACTTCAGGATCATAGCATTCGACAACGAGCTGGACTTCAAGGAGCATGCGGCCATAATTAAAGAGCCTTACGGAGACGTTCCGCTCGTCAGGGTTCACTCAAAGTGTCTCACTGGAGATACGCTCGCCTCTCTCAAGTGCGACTGCGGCAGCCAGCTGGCCAACTCGCTGAGGATGATAGCCCAAGAAGGGGGCATACTCCTCTACATGGACCAGGAAGGGAGGGGAATTGGCCTGAAGGAGAAGATAAAGGCCTACGAACTCCAGGACAAAGGGCTCGATACGGTGGAGGCCAATGAAGCTTTAGGTCATAAGGCCGACGAAAGGACCTACGAGGCCGCCTTCCAGATGCTCCGCACCCTTGGAGTCTCCAAGATCAGGCTCATAACCAACAACCCGGCGAAGGCCAAAGCCCTAGAGGAGTTAGGGATTGAAGTGTTGGAGATAGTTCCCGCACCAGGGGAGGTAACCGAGCATAACAGGTTCTACCTGAAGGTGAAGGAGGAGAAGCTCGGCCACAGACTCCCGATGAAAATTTAA
- the ribH gene encoding 6,7-dimethyl-8-ribityllumazine synthase, translated as MEVRTLEGGFDGKGLRMAVVVGRFNDLLTGEMLEGALDCFRRHNVDAVDVVKVPGSFEIPLVAKKLAESGRYDVVLALGAVVRGETKHFDLVANEVAKGVANVSLQTGVPIIFGVITVEDELQGLNRAGIKSNKGFEYAMAALEMANLMKKL; from the coding sequence ATGGAGGTTAGAACCCTTGAGGGAGGTTTCGACGGAAAGGGCCTGAGGATGGCGGTCGTAGTCGGCAGGTTCAACGACCTGCTCACAGGGGAGATGCTCGAGGGAGCGTTAGACTGCTTCAGGAGGCACAACGTTGATGCCGTTGACGTCGTTAAGGTTCCCGGTTCCTTTGAGATACCCCTGGTTGCCAAAAAGCTCGCCGAGAGCGGAAGGTACGACGTGGTTTTGGCACTTGGAGCCGTCGTCAGGGGAGAAACGAAGCACTTTGACCTTGTTGCCAACGAAGTTGCCAAGGGCGTTGCGAACGTCTCCCTCCAGACCGGCGTCCCGATTATCTTCGGCGTCATAACCGTTGAAGACGAGCTTCAGGGCCTGAATAGGGCCGGAATTAAGAGCAACAAGGGCTTCGAGTACGCCATGGCGGCGCTTGAGATGGCGAACCTGATGAAGAAACTTTAA